The Camelina sativa cultivar DH55 chromosome 14, Cs, whole genome shotgun sequence genome includes a window with the following:
- the LOC109128751 gene encoding uncharacterized protein LOC109128751: MNNLSLMLNRAAEEGKFQYYHNCDTAKLTHLCFANDLLIFVDGSLSSVQNVLHVLQEFEDRSGLAISLQKSSFYGGGLSEEEISLISSTTGLPHGTLPVRYLGVPLCTKKLTIQNCEPLLQQVKGKINHWCSKSLSFAGRLLLINNVIAGISNFWCSTFLLPKACIRKINSMCNAFLGKGQLAGHHSARAQFGWHGIDHTSFGVLLVAPGQ; the protein is encoded by the exons ATGAATAACCTCTCTTTAATGCTGAATAGAGCTGCTGAGGAGGGGAAGTTTCAGTATTATCACAACTGCGACACTGCCAAACTCACACATCTTTGTTTCGCCAACGATCTCCTCATCTTTGTGGATGGGTCATTGTCCTCGGTCCAAAATGTACTTCATGTTCTGCAAGAATTTGAGGATCGGTCTGGTCTAGCTATCAGCCTCCAAAAATCCTCTTTCTATGGTGGTGGTCTCAGTGAGGAAGAGATCAGCTTAATCAGTTCCACTACTGGTCTTCCACATGGTACACTCCCTGTTCGTTATCTTGGTGTACCTCTCTGTACAAAAAAGCTTACTATTCAGAACTGTGAGCCACTTTTACAACAAGTCAAAGGGAAAATCAACCATTGGTGTTCGAAGTCCTTATCTTTTGCGGGTCGGCTTCTGCTCATAAACAATGTCATTGCAGGGATCTCTAACTTCTGGTGCTCCACTTTCCTTCTCCCAAAAGCTTGCATTCGCAAGATTAATTCCATGTGTAATGCCTTCTTGGGGAAAGGTCAACTGGCAGGACACCATTCTGCAAGG GCTCAGTTTGGGTGGCATGGTATCGATCACACTTCCTTCGGGGTTCTCTTAGTAGCTCCTGGACAATGA
- the LOC104742892 gene encoding serine/threonine-protein kinase WAG1-like, whose product MEDDVYYLDTDLDLSFTSTTTDRTFTSSSARSSLARSSLTLSFNDRLSTATTPSTTTSSAATTLHHRRYDPHWTAIRAATTLSSDRRLHLRHLKLVRHLGTGNLGRVFLCHLRDCPNPTGFALKVIDRDVLTEKKISHVETEAEILSMLDHPFLPTLYARIDASHYTCLLIDYCPNGDLHSLLRKQPNNRLQISPVRFFAAEVLVALEYLHALGIVYRDLKPENILICEDGHIMLSDFDLCFKADVVPTFRSRRFRRPSSPPSSPRRSRRRGGCFFSTEVEYEREEIVAEFAAEPVTAFSKSCVGTHEYLAPELVAGNGHGSGVDWWAFGIFLYEMLHGTTPFKGGTKEQTLRNIVSNDDVAFTLEEEEEGTVEAKDLIEKLLEKDPRKRLGSARGAQDIKRHEFFEGIKWPLIRNCKPPEIRGLVKKTQAHAGHVTAVVTPRKKKWLWWGLSHLLRSKSLNKSSSKIQSNNNYYHYVGKSCNASGKRV is encoded by the coding sequence atggaagacgACGTTTATTACCTCGACACAGATCTCGATCTCAGCTTCACCTCCACCACCACAGACCGTACATTCACCTCATCAAGCGCTAGATCGAGTCTCGCACGCTCAAGCCTAACCCTAAGCTTCAACGACAGACTCTCAACCGCGACAACTCCTTCAACAACCACTTCTTCCGCCGCAACAACACTCCACCACCGTCGCTACGATCCTCACTGGACAGCAATCAGAGCCGCAACAACTCTCTCCTCCGACCGAAGACTCCATCTCCGTCACTTAAAACTCGTCCGCCACCTCGGAACTGGTAACCTCGGCCGTGTTTTCCTCTGCCACCTCCGTGACTGCCCTAACCCTACCGGCTTCGCGCTTAAAGTAATCGACCGTGATGTTCTCACGGAGAAGAAGATTTCACACGTGGAAACAGAAGCTGAGATCCTCTCCATGCTAGACCACCCGTTCTTACCTACACTCTACGCACGTATTGACGCTTCTCACTATACTTGCCTCCTTATAGATTACTGCCCTAACGGTGACTTACATTCCTTGCTCCGTAAGCAACCTAATAACCGGTTACAGATTTCTCCGGTTAGATTCTTCGCCGCCGAAGTACTCGTCGCCTTGGAGTACCTCCACGCTCTCGGAATTGTTTACCGAGATCTCAAACCGGAGAATATCTTGATTTGTGAAGATGGACACATCATGCTCTCAGATTTCGATCTCTGTTTCAAAGCCGACGTAGTTCCAACTTTCCGATCTCGACGTTTCCGGAGACCTTCATCTCCTCCGTCTTCTCCACGGAGGAGTCGCCGTCGAGGAGGTTGCTTCTTTTCCACGGAGGTAGAgtacgagagagaagagatagtAGCGGAATTCGCGGCGGAGCCAGTGACGGCGTTTTCGAAATCGTGTGTAGGAACTCACGAGTATCTAGCGCCGGAGCTAGTCGCCGGAAACGGACACGGAAGCGGTGTAGACTGGTGGGCGTTTGGGATATTCTTATACGAGATGTTACACGGAACGACGCCGTTTAAAGGTGGTACCAAAGAGCAAACACTGCGCAACATTGTATCCAACGACGACGTGGCGTTCACGttagaggaggaagaggaaggtaCGGTTGAAGCAAAGGATCTGATAGAGAAGCTGTTGGAGAAAGATCCGCGGAAGAGGCTAGGAAGCGCCAGGGGTGCGCAAGATATCAAAAGGCATGAGTTTTTCGAAGGGATCAAGTGGCCGTTGATCAGAAACTGTAAGCCGCCGGAGATCCGAGGTCTGGTAAAAAAGACGCAGGCACATGCTGGTCACGTGACTGCTGTCGTCACGCCACGGAAGAAGAAGTGGTTGTGGTGGGGGCTGTCGCATTTACTACGCAGTAAAAGCTTGAACAAGAGCAGCAGTAAAATTCAGAGCAATAATAATTACTATCATTATGTGGGTAAAAGCTGTAACGCTAGTGGCAAACGCGTTTAA
- the LOC104742893 gene encoding serine/threonine-protein kinase WAG1 — protein sequence MEDDVYYLDTDLDLSFTSTTTDRTFTSSSARSSLARSSLTLSFNDRLSTATTPSTTTSSAATTLHHRRYDPHWTAIRAATTLSSDRRLHLRHLKLVRHLGTGNLGRVFLCHLRDCPNPTGFALKVIDRDVLTAKKISHVETEAEILSMLDHPFLPTLYARIDASHYTCLLIDYCPNGDLHSLLRKQPNNRLPISPVRFFAAEVLVALEYLHALGIVYRDLKPENILIREDGHIMLSDFDLCFKADVVPTFRSRRFRRPSSPPSSPRRSRRRGGCFFSTEVEYEREEIVAEFAAEPVTAFSKSCVGTHEYLAPELVAGNGHGSGVDWWAFGIFLYEMLHGTTPFKGGTKEQTLRNIVSNNDVAFTLEEEEEEGMVEAKDLIEKLLEKDPRKRLGCARGAQDIKRHEFFEGIKWPLIRNYKPPEIRGLVKKTKAHAGHVTAVVTPRKKKWLWWGLSHLLRSKSLNKSSIKIQSNNNYYHYVGKSCNASGKRV from the coding sequence atggaagacgACGTTTATTACCTCGACACAGATCTCGATCTCAGCTTCACCTCCACCACCACAGACCGTACATTCACCTCATCAAGCGCTAGATCAAGTCTCGCACGCTCAAGCCTAACCTTAAGCTTCAACGACAGACTCTCAACCGCGACAACTCCTTCAACCACCACTTCTTCCGCCGCAACAACACTCCACCACCGTCGCTATGATCCTCACTGGACAGCAATCAGAGCCGCAACAACTCTCTCCTCCGACAGAAGACTCCATCTCCGTCACTTAAAACTCGTCCGCCACCTCGGAACTGGTAACCTCGGCCGTGTTTTCCTCTGTCACCTCCGTGACTGCCCTAACCCCACCGGGTTCGCGCTTAAAGTAATCGACCGTGATGTTCTCACGGCGAAGAAGATTTCACACGTGGAAACAGAAGCTGAGATCCTCTCCATGCTAGACCACCCCTTCTTACCTACACTCTACGCACGTATCGACGCTTCTCACTATACTTGCCTCCTCATAGACTACTGCCCTAACGGTGATTTACATTCCTTGCTCCGTAAGCAACCTAATAACCGGTTACCGATTTCTCCGGTTAGATTCTTCGCCGCCGAAGTACTCGTCGCCTTGGAGTATCTCCACGCTCTCGGAATCGTTTACCGAGATCTCAAACCGGAGAATATCTTGATTCGTGAAGATGGACATATCATGCTCTCAGATTTTGATCTCTGTTTCAAAGCGGACGTAGTTCCAACTTTCCGATCTCGACGTTTCCGGAGACCTTCGTCTCCTCCGTCTTCACCACGGAGGAGTCGCCGTCGAGGAGGTTGTTTCTTCTCCACGGAGGTAGAgtacgagagagaagagatagtAGCGGAGTTCGCGGCGGAGCCAGTGACGGCGTTTTCGAAGTCATGTGTAGGAACTCACGAGTATCTAGCGCCGGAACTAGTCGCCGGAAACGGACACGGAAGCGGAGTAGACTGGTGGGCGTTTGGGATATTCTTATACGAGATGTTACACGGGACGACGCCGTTTAAAGGTGGTACCAAAGAGCAAACACTGCGCAACATAGTATCTAACAACGACGTGGCGTTCACgttagaagaggaagaagaagaaggtatggTTGAAGCGAAGGATTTGATAGAGAAGCTATTGGAGAAAGATCCGAGGAAGAGGCTAGGATGCGCCAGGGGTGCGCAAGATATCAAACGGCATGAGTTTTTCGAAGGGATCAAGTGGCCGTTGATCAGAAACTATAAACCGCCGGAGATCCGAGGTCtggtgaagaagacgaaggcACATGCTGGCCACGTGACTGCTGTCGTCACGCCACGGAAGAAGAAGTGGTTGTGGTGGGGGCTGTCGCATTTACTGCGCAGTAAAAGCTTGAACAAGAGCAGCATTAAAATTCAGAGCAATAATAATTACTATCATTATGTGGGTAAAAGCTGTAACGCTAGTGGCAAACGCGTTTAA
- the LOC104742894 gene encoding uncharacterized protein LOC104742894 produces the protein MAEFKSKLNKGHAFTSKCASLVKEQRARLYILRRCATMLCCWYIQGDE, from the coding sequence ATGGCTGAGTTCAAGAGTAAGTTAAACAAAGGTCACGCCTTTACAAGCAAATGTGCTTCCTTGGTGAAGGAGCAACGAGCTCGTCTCTACATTCTCCGTCGTTGTGCTACCATGCTTTGTTGCTGGTACATCCAAGGCGATGAGTAA
- the LOC104758724 gene encoding uncharacterized protein C630.12, translated as MLGKMKHHHKVTVALCLIWAATILYGEMFAFWVPSLFTCSWPHHNKSDGNFTKVAIVTDPQLMDKTSFRLSSKTLALELAQFYTDINMRRSFFQSVLPFKPDVVLFLGDYFDGGPFLPEDEWQESLSRFKHVFGVNSQGKVGDIPTFYIPGNHDVGYSRVASHKQDVIDRYQKVFGIRNRRFMIGSVEVISIDAQAIDGNPQKDLASEVWKFVQNVSTDAQSHPRVLLTHIPLYRPDQTPCGPHRGVSVIDQRFWRHFQDQEVIYQNYVTSESSKKLLELIKPILVLSGHDHDQCTVTHKSEAGSVIEHTLGTISWQQGNIHPSFMLLSVPNAIHQNSSDLEKMLHTQLCFLPCQLYIYMWYLSLFAMSLLALLLWPNHGISFLNNAADCISNVMKSSFLSSVTKEKNEDENCEYEMVWDAEGSMHLVKKVLQTPVKRQSDKPLVEKGNAVLRSAARKNTNEQIELVMDSDVNTGAGGSDPLMRSASKSRTKLVIQRVIRTIMMIIVIAAFNVPIYMMLLFKDWIEQEG; from the exons ATGCTCGGAAAAATGAAACACCACCATAAGGTCACGGTGGCGTTATGTCTCATTTGGGCAGCCACGATCCTCTATGGCGAAATGTTCGCCTTCTGGGTTCCTTCTCTCTTCACTTGTTCTTGGCCTCACCATAATAag agtgATGGGAATTTTACTAAAGTGGCCATTGTTACTGATCCCCAG CTCATGGATAAGACATCGTTTCGTTTGTCGTCAAAGACGCTTGCTTTGGAGCTTGCTCAGTTTTATACTGATATAAACATGCGGAGATCGTTCTTTCAGTCTGTCTTGCCCTTCAAACCCgacgttgttttgtttttaggtgatTATTTCGATGGCGGGCCATTTCTGCCCGAGGACGA ATGGCAGGAATCTTTAAGCCGGTTTAAACATGTATTTGGTGTGAATTCACAAGGCAAAGTTGGGGACATCCCTACATTTTACATCCCTGGGAACCATGATGTTGGCTATTCTCGGGTTGCGTCCCATAAGCAAGAC GTGATTGATCGATACCAAAAAGTTTTTGGGATCAGAAACCGCAGATTTATGATCGGAAGTGTTGAAGTCATCAGTATTGATGCACAAGCTATTGATG GGAATCCTCAAAAGGATCTGGCATCAGAAGTTTGGAAGTTTGTACAAAATGTCTCCACGG ATGCACAGTCACATCCTAGAGTTTTATTGACCCACATCCCATTATATCGGCCTGATCAAACCCCATGCGGCCCTCACCGTGGTGTTTCTGTCATTGATCAG CGGTTTTGGCGCCATTTTCAAGATCAAGAAGTAAT ATACCAGAATTATGTTACTTCAGAATCATCAAAGAAGTTATTGGAGTTGATCAAACCC ATACTCGTTCTGTCTGGCCATGATCATGACCAGTGCACTGTAACCCACAAGTCGGAAGCAGGATCTGTAATTGAG CATACTTTAGGTACTATAAGCTGGCAACAAGGAAATATACATCCGTCATTCATGCTATTATCTGTTCCCAACGCCATCCATCAAAACTCATCTGATCTAGAGAAAATGTTACACACCCAATTATGCTTCCTTCCGTGCCAATTATACATTTACATGTG GTACCTTTCTCTGTTCGCTATGTCCCTTCTTGCTCTCCTTCTCTGGCCAAATCATGGGATAAGTTTCTTAAACAACGCTGCAGACTGTATATCAAATGTAATGAAGTCAAGCTTTTTAAGCAGCGTCACGAAGGAGAAGAATGAAGATGAGAACTGCGAGTATGAAATGGTATGGGACGCAGAAGGATCTATGCATCTCGTGAAGAAAGTTCTTCAAACTCCCGTGAAACGTCAAAGCGATAAACCTCTTGTAGAAAA GGGTAACGCGGTGTTGAGATCAGCAGCTAGAAAGAACACTAACGAACAGATTGAGCTTGTGATGGACTCAGATGTAAATACAGGTGCTGGTGGGTCTGATCCTCTGATGAGATCAGCatcaaaatcaagaacaaaacttgtGATCCAGAGAGTAATACGTACAATCATGATGATCATCGTCATTGCGGCGTTCAACGTTCCCATTTACATGATGTTGCTGTTCAAGGATTGGATTGAGCAGGAGGGATAA